In Nocardioides faecalis, the following proteins share a genomic window:
- a CDS encoding NAD(P)H-dependent flavin oxidoreductase, whose amino-acid sequence MRTPLCDAFGIEYPIFAFTPSEHVAAAVSRAGGLGVLGCVRFNDAEELDRVLTWMDENTDGKPYGVDVVMPMKIPTEGTSTDLSTYIPEEHKKFVDETLLKLGVPPLPEGEGREGVLGWLHSMARSHVDVALQHRPVLIANALGTPPNDVIEECHAAGLKVAALAGAPKHAQSHVSNGVDIIIAQGYEAGGHTGEIASMVLTPDIVDAVGPNVPVLGAGGIGSGRQIAASLGLGAQGVWTGSIWLGTEEYRNLASNQGWETAFLRATSSDTVRTRIYTGKPARLLKTKWTEAWAEDGAPAPLPMPLQNLLVADAHNRINASGDPDVISMPIGQIVGRMNEVRPVAEVMADLVAEFEETVKKLNQVAGL is encoded by the coding sequence ATGCGCACCCCGCTGTGCGATGCCTTCGGCATCGAGTACCCGATCTTCGCCTTCACCCCCTCCGAGCACGTCGCGGCCGCGGTCTCGCGCGCCGGCGGGCTCGGCGTGCTGGGCTGCGTGCGGTTCAACGACGCCGAGGAGCTCGACCGGGTCCTCACCTGGATGGACGAGAACACCGACGGCAAGCCGTACGGCGTCGACGTGGTGATGCCGATGAAGATCCCCACCGAGGGCACCTCGACCGACCTGTCGACGTACATCCCTGAGGAGCACAAGAAGTTCGTCGACGAGACGCTGCTCAAGCTCGGCGTGCCGCCGCTGCCCGAGGGCGAGGGCCGCGAGGGCGTGCTGGGCTGGCTGCACTCGATGGCGCGCTCCCACGTGGACGTCGCCCTGCAGCACCGGCCGGTGCTGATCGCGAACGCGCTCGGCACCCCGCCGAACGACGTGATCGAGGAGTGCCACGCCGCCGGCCTCAAGGTCGCCGCGCTGGCCGGTGCCCCCAAGCACGCCCAGAGCCACGTCTCCAACGGCGTCGACATCATCATCGCGCAGGGCTACGAGGCCGGCGGCCACACCGGAGAGATCGCCTCCATGGTGCTCACCCCGGACATCGTGGACGCCGTGGGCCCGAACGTCCCGGTGCTCGGCGCCGGCGGCATCGGCTCGGGCCGGCAGATCGCCGCCTCGCTGGGGCTGGGTGCGCAGGGCGTGTGGACCGGGTCGATCTGGCTCGGTACCGAGGAGTACCGCAACCTCGCCTCGAACCAGGGCTGGGAGACCGCGTTCCTGCGGGCGACGTCCTCCGACACCGTCCGCACCCGGATCTACACCGGCAAGCCGGCCCGGCTGCTCAAGACGAAGTGGACCGAGGCCTGGGCCGAGGACGGTGCCCCGGCGCCGCTGCCGATGCCGCTGCAGAACCTGCTCGTGGCCGACGCGCACAACCGGATCAACGCCTCCGGCGACCCCGACGTGATCTCGATGCCGATCGGTCAGATCGTCGGCCGGATGAACGAGGTCCGTCCCGTCGCCGAGGTCATGGCCGACCTGGTCGCGGAGTTCGAGGAGACGGTCAAGAAGCTCAACCAGGTGGCCGGCCTCTGA
- the crtI gene encoding phytoene desaturase family protein has translation MSAATSGGRRVVVVGGGVAGLATAALLGHDGWQVTLLEKHADVGGRAGLWSRDGFRFDTGPSWYLMPEVFDHFFAMLGTSSAEQLDLVRLDPAYRVFYESHPEPLTVPGDAEQTVALFESVEPGAGAALRRYLDSGRRTYELSVSRFLYSNFETPRALLGGEVLRRTPELMRLLFRSLHDHIAAHVTDPRLQQVLGYPAVFLGTAPRRAPSLYHLMSWLDLVDGVRYPQGGFTTFVEALHRLARKAGVEVRTEADVTRILTTPGGRGRRRAQARGVALTRADGTQETVEADLVVAAADLHHVETTMLPRELQTFPESWWRSRDPGPGAVLVYLGVRGELPQLPHHSLFFTEDWDRNFGAIFDSPSQVPDPASSYVCRPSATDPSVAPAGHENIFILVPIPADPGLGRGGEDGAGDPVVEKVADAAIAQVAAWAGVPDLAGRVVVRRTVGPGDFATDLNAWSGGVLGPGHVLRQSAFFRAGNVSRKVAGLHYAGSSTVPGIGLPMCLISAELVLKRLRGDRSSGPSPEAPR, from the coding sequence GTGAGCGCTGCGACGTCCGGTGGGCGCCGGGTGGTGGTCGTCGGCGGCGGCGTCGCCGGCCTGGCGACCGCCGCGCTGCTCGGCCACGACGGCTGGCAGGTGACCCTGCTGGAGAAGCACGCGGACGTCGGCGGCCGCGCCGGGCTGTGGAGCCGCGACGGGTTCCGCTTCGACACCGGCCCCTCGTGGTACCTGATGCCGGAGGTCTTCGACCACTTCTTCGCGATGCTCGGCACCTCCAGCGCCGAGCAGCTCGACCTGGTCCGCCTCGACCCGGCCTACCGGGTCTTCTACGAGTCACACCCCGAGCCGCTGACCGTCCCCGGCGACGCCGAGCAGACGGTGGCGCTGTTCGAGTCGGTCGAGCCGGGAGCCGGGGCGGCACTGCGCCGCTACCTGGACTCCGGGCGACGCACCTACGAGCTCTCGGTGTCGCGGTTCCTGTACAGCAACTTCGAGACGCCGCGAGCCCTGCTCGGCGGCGAAGTGCTGCGCCGTACGCCCGAGCTGATGCGGCTGCTGTTCCGCTCCCTGCACGACCACATCGCCGCGCACGTCACCGACCCGCGGCTGCAGCAGGTGCTCGGCTACCCCGCGGTGTTCCTCGGCACCGCGCCACGGCGCGCCCCGAGCCTCTACCACCTGATGAGCTGGCTCGACCTGGTCGACGGCGTGCGCTACCCCCAGGGCGGGTTCACCACCTTCGTCGAGGCGCTGCACCGGCTGGCGAGAAAGGCCGGCGTCGAGGTCCGCACCGAGGCGGACGTGACCCGCATCCTCACCACGCCCGGTGGCCGGGGCCGACGCCGCGCCCAGGCGCGTGGGGTGGCGCTCACCCGTGCCGACGGCACCCAGGAGACCGTCGAGGCCGACCTCGTGGTCGCCGCCGCGGACCTGCACCACGTGGAGACCACGATGCTGCCGCGCGAGCTGCAGACCTTCCCCGAGTCGTGGTGGCGCTCGCGCGACCCCGGCCCGGGCGCGGTGCTGGTCTACCTCGGCGTGCGCGGCGAGCTGCCGCAGCTGCCGCACCACTCGCTGTTCTTCACCGAGGACTGGGACCGCAACTTCGGCGCGATCTTCGACTCCCCCAGCCAGGTGCCCGACCCGGCGTCGTCGTACGTGTGCCGGCCCTCGGCCACCGACCCCTCGGTGGCACCGGCGGGCCACGAGAACATCTTCATCCTGGTCCCGATTCCGGCCGACCCCGGCCTGGGCCGCGGCGGCGAGGACGGCGCCGGGGACCCGGTGGTGGAGAAGGTCGCCGACGCCGCCATCGCCCAGGTCGCGGCCTGGGCGGGCGTGCCGGACCTCGCTGGGCGGGTCGTCGTACGACGCACGGTGGGCCCGGGCGACTTCGCGACCGACCTCAACGCCTGGTCCGGCGGCGTGCTCGGCCCCGGCCACGTGCTGCGCCAGAGCGCGTTCTTCCGGGCCGGCAACGTCTCGCGCAAGGTGGCCGGCCTGCACTACGCCGGCTCCAGCACCGTGCCCGGGATCGGCCTGCCGATGTGCCTGATCAGCGCCGAGCTCGTGCTCAAGCGTCTGCGTGGGGACCGGTCGTCCGGACCCTCGCCGGAGGCGCCGCGGTGA
- a CDS encoding acyl-CoA synthetase translates to MALNIADLFEHAVDAVPEKPAVQVGDRVITFAELEAEANKLAHHLQSQGIGKGDHVGLYAKNSIEHVIALIAILKVRAVSINVNFRYVAGELEYLFDNADLVGLVHDRVYAPLVAEVAPKVPGLKTFVAVPNPLEPEDASDLSSFGGVTLEEAVEGQSDARDFGERSPDDVHIIYTGGTTGFPKGVMWRHEDFWRVLGGGIDFMTGEPLEEYDQSKKAKDGSLVTLPLSPLMHGGAQASLLMHLFAGQVTILEPKFDPVRTWELVDKHGVQMLFMTGDAMAIPLIDAYEAGGFDGQTLFAIASSAAIFSKSVKERWMKAFPNAVFTDSIGSSETGFQGTGLQDASALSTDGPVVSIPATTVVLGDDNRPLDLVKDVGRIGRTARAGHVPIGYYKDPAKSAKTFIEVDGVRYSIPGDNARIEEGNRITLLGRGSNCINTGGEKVYPEEVEQAIKAHPGVYDVLVVGLPDPKYGQAVTAVVEPRPGEQVELEELRTFLRAHLSGYKLPRALTIVPEIPRNATGKAQYPKAKELALAEHVTLPTDAGANA, encoded by the coding sequence GTGGCCCTCAACATCGCCGATCTCTTCGAGCACGCCGTCGACGCCGTACCCGAGAAGCCTGCCGTGCAGGTGGGGGACCGCGTCATCACCTTCGCCGAGCTGGAGGCCGAGGCCAACAAGCTCGCCCACCACCTGCAGTCCCAAGGCATCGGGAAGGGGGACCACGTCGGGCTCTACGCCAAGAACAGCATCGAGCACGTGATCGCCCTGATCGCGATCCTCAAGGTGCGTGCGGTGTCGATCAACGTGAACTTCCGCTACGTCGCCGGTGAGCTGGAGTACCTCTTCGACAACGCCGACCTCGTCGGCCTCGTGCACGACCGGGTCTACGCGCCGCTGGTCGCCGAGGTCGCGCCGAAGGTGCCCGGCCTGAAGACCTTCGTCGCGGTGCCCAACCCGCTCGAGCCCGAGGACGCCAGCGACCTGTCCTCGTTCGGCGGCGTCACCCTCGAGGAGGCGGTGGAGGGTCAGTCGGACGCCCGCGACTTCGGCGAGCGCAGCCCCGACGACGTCCACATCATCTACACCGGCGGCACCACCGGCTTCCCCAAGGGCGTGATGTGGCGCCACGAGGACTTCTGGCGGGTGCTCGGTGGCGGCATCGACTTCATGACCGGCGAGCCGCTGGAGGAGTACGACCAGTCCAAGAAGGCCAAGGACGGCAGCCTCGTCACGCTGCCGCTGAGCCCCCTCATGCACGGCGGGGCGCAGGCGTCGCTGCTCATGCACCTCTTCGCCGGCCAGGTCACCATCCTCGAGCCCAAGTTCGACCCGGTGCGCACCTGGGAGCTGGTGGACAAGCACGGCGTGCAGATGCTCTTCATGACCGGCGACGCCATGGCCATCCCGCTCATCGACGCCTACGAGGCCGGCGGCTTCGACGGCCAGACCCTGTTCGCCATCGCCTCCAGCGCCGCGATCTTCTCCAAGTCGGTCAAGGAGCGCTGGATGAAGGCGTTCCCCAACGCCGTGTTCACCGACTCGATCGGCTCCTCGGAGACCGGCTTCCAGGGCACCGGGCTGCAGGACGCCAGCGCGCTGTCCACCGACGGCCCCGTCGTGTCGATCCCGGCCACCACCGTGGTCCTGGGCGACGACAACCGGCCGCTGGACCTGGTCAAGGACGTCGGCAGGATCGGCCGCACCGCACGCGCCGGCCACGTGCCGATCGGCTACTACAAGGACCCCGCGAAGTCGGCCAAGACGTTCATCGAGGTCGACGGCGTGCGCTACTCCATCCCGGGCGACAACGCCCGGATCGAGGAGGGCAACCGGATCACGCTGCTCGGCCGCGGCTCGAACTGCATCAACACCGGCGGGGAGAAGGTCTACCCCGAGGAGGTCGAGCAGGCGATCAAGGCACACCCCGGCGTGTACGACGTCCTCGTGGTCGGGCTGCCCGACCCCAAGTACGGCCAGGCGGTGACCGCCGTCGTCGAGCCGCGTCCCGGCGAGCAGGTCGAGCTCGAGGAGCTGCGCACCTTCCTGCGCGCCCACCTCTCCGGCTACAAGCTGCCCCGGGCGCTCACCATCGTCCCGGAGATCCCGCGCAACGCCACCGGCAAGGCGCAGTACCCCAAGGCCAAGGAGCTCGCCCTGGCCGAGCACGTCACCCTCCCCACCGACGCAGGAGCGAACGCCTGA
- a CDS encoding phytoene/squalene synthase family protein, translated as MSLLMRGGAAPLAGAAAYDALAAESAALVLRRYSTSFGLASRLLPEPVRGRIQAFYALVRVADEIVDAPRAGAGTDARRAVLDALEDEVTAALRRGHSANLVVHAFVLAARECGVGADLLTPFFTSMRMDLERTEHDEESFAAYVHGSAEVVGLMCLRAFLADEPGTEERYTELAPGAARLGAAFQKVNFLRDLGDDHDLLGRSYFPGVDLARLDDATRDRLLADVTEDLRVAALAVAGLPPGSRRAVRVAHTLYGDLVRRIGETPAAELRRRRVRVPGPAKARIVARCLAAERAAR; from the coding sequence GTGAGCCTGCTGATGCGCGGCGGCGCCGCGCCGCTGGCCGGGGCCGCGGCGTACGACGCCCTGGCCGCGGAGAGCGCCGCGCTGGTGCTGCGCCGCTACTCCACGTCCTTCGGGCTCGCCTCCCGGCTGCTCCCGGAGCCCGTGCGGGGGCGGATCCAGGCGTTCTACGCGCTGGTCCGGGTCGCCGACGAGATCGTGGACGCGCCCCGGGCCGGCGCAGGCACCGACGCGCGCCGGGCGGTCCTCGACGCGCTCGAGGACGAGGTCACCGCGGCGCTGCGCCGCGGGCACAGCGCGAACCTGGTCGTGCACGCCTTCGTCCTGGCCGCCCGTGAGTGCGGCGTCGGCGCCGACCTGCTCACGCCGTTCTTCACCTCGATGCGGATGGACCTCGAGCGCACCGAGCACGACGAGGAGAGCTTCGCGGCCTACGTGCACGGCTCCGCGGAGGTCGTCGGGCTGATGTGCCTGCGGGCGTTCCTGGCCGACGAGCCCGGCACCGAGGAGCGCTACACCGAGCTGGCGCCGGGGGCGGCCCGGTTGGGGGCGGCGTTCCAGAAGGTCAACTTCCTGCGCGACCTGGGCGACGACCACGACCTGCTCGGACGCAGCTACTTCCCCGGCGTCGACCTCGCCCGTCTCGACGACGCCACCCGGGACCGGCTGCTCGCCGACGTCACCGAGGACCTGCGGGTCGCGGCTCTCGCCGTCGCCGGCCTGCCTCCGGGCTCCCGGCGTGCGGTGCGGGTCGCCCACACGCTGTACGGCGACCTGGTCCGCCGCATCGGCGAGACGCCGGCCGCCGAGCTGCGCCGTCGCCGGGTCCGGGTGCCGGGGCCCGCGAAGGCCCGGATCGTCGCCCGCTGCCTGGCTGCAGAGCGGGCCGCGCGGTGA
- a CDS encoding crotonase/enoyl-CoA hydratase family protein — protein MSATDAATSPSADTTEAPDCLVEQDGHKLIVTMNRPHRRNALSSEMLRIMESAWDRVNSDPEIRVCILTGAGGYFCAGMDLKTADAKPPSESFESGEYDPTVIKGLLKGFRLTKPLIAAVEGPAIAGGTEILQGTDIRVAGESAKFGVAEARWSLYPMGGSAVRLPRQIPYTVAAELLLTGRTLLAPEAKELGLIGHVVPDGEALAKAHDIADKIAANGPLAVQAILQTMRDSEGKHEDECWADDARVGAAVFSSEDAKEGPRAFLEKRAPQFQGR, from the coding sequence ATGTCCGCCACCGATGCCGCCACCTCCCCCTCCGCCGACACCACCGAGGCACCCGACTGCCTCGTGGAGCAGGACGGCCACAAGCTGATCGTCACCATGAACCGCCCGCACCGGCGCAACGCGCTGTCGAGCGAGATGCTGCGGATCATGGAGTCGGCCTGGGACCGGGTCAACTCCGACCCCGAGATCCGGGTCTGCATCCTGACCGGCGCCGGCGGCTACTTCTGCGCCGGCATGGACCTCAAGACCGCGGACGCCAAGCCGCCGTCGGAGAGCTTCGAGTCCGGGGAGTACGACCCCACCGTGATCAAGGGGCTGCTCAAGGGCTTCCGGCTGACCAAGCCGCTGATCGCCGCGGTGGAGGGGCCCGCCATCGCCGGCGGCACCGAGATCCTGCAGGGCACCGACATCCGGGTCGCCGGTGAGTCCGCCAAGTTCGGGGTCGCCGAGGCCCGGTGGTCGCTGTACCCGATGGGCGGCTCCGCCGTCCGGCTCCCCCGCCAGATCCCCTACACCGTGGCGGCCGAGCTGCTGCTCACCGGGCGCACCCTGCTCGCACCGGAGGCCAAGGAGCTGGGCCTGATCGGCCACGTCGTCCCCGACGGCGAGGCCCTGGCCAAGGCGCACGACATCGCCGACAAGATCGCCGCGAACGGACCGCTGGCGGTGCAGGCGATCCTCCAGACGATGCGGGACTCCGAGGGCAAGCACGAGGACGAGTGCTGGGCCGACGACGCCCGCGTCGGGGCCGCGGTCTTCTCCTCCGAGGACGCCAAGGAGGGCCCGCGCGCGTTCCTGGAGAAGCGCGCGCCGCAGTTCCAGGGACGCTGA